Proteins encoded by one window of Bacillus sp. DTU_2020_1000418_1_SI_GHA_SEK_038:
- a CDS encoding NCS2 family permease, translating to MDGFFALFQNNLADFVIIAVSMLGMGFPKEIVFGKVIPGAAIAVLVGNLYYAYTANRLAKKEGRADVTALAYGISTPVMFVFLFGVLLPAKTIVGDPELAWKIAVGACLVSGLIEILVSFIGRWIHKHIPRAAMLGALAGIALAFIAGEMLFKTLEIPVVGLVVLAIIIVGIIGKIAMPFNIPASLFAIIIGTIIAYSMGQSSFAQITEGLGDLGFYPFIPTLAAFDGTVLLFTTLTAILAVVIPITIYNAVETMNNVEAVATLGDKYDVKECMAVDGVGTVLGTFFGGAFPTTVYMASVGSKWMGAGRGYSILNGIVYVFAAMFGLIAAISSIIPVSAIAPIMVFVGISMIATAFQSNQAKYFMAVSIAMLPYFANYIMTRFNNAAGEVVEGISSAIVPLGQGAMFSGIILGAITVYVIDHNFKKAAIFSMVGFLFSFFGIMHAPKLAFNAAPAYEIGYLLMAVYFIYYAYKGVRVLAEPEIDEPIIKEKSG from the coding sequence ATGGACGGATTTTTCGCCTTGTTTCAAAACAACCTCGCGGATTTTGTCATCATTGCAGTCAGCATGCTGGGGATGGGTTTTCCTAAGGAGATCGTTTTTGGAAAGGTGATACCTGGTGCAGCCATTGCAGTCCTAGTTGGAAATCTGTATTATGCTTATACGGCAAACCGACTTGCGAAAAAGGAAGGGCGTGCGGATGTTACGGCATTGGCATACGGTATAAGCACTCCTGTTATGTTTGTTTTTCTATTTGGAGTTCTTCTTCCCGCAAAGACTATAGTCGGTGATCCGGAACTCGCGTGGAAAATAGCTGTAGGTGCATGTTTGGTCAGTGGATTAATAGAAATCCTGGTCAGTTTTATTGGAAGGTGGATTCATAAGCATATTCCAAGAGCTGCCATGCTGGGAGCTTTGGCTGGAATCGCTCTAGCTTTCATTGCAGGAGAAATGCTATTTAAAACTCTGGAAATCCCGGTAGTGGGTTTAGTTGTTTTAGCGATTATTATTGTCGGAATTATTGGTAAAATAGCTATGCCATTTAATATCCCGGCCTCCCTGTTCGCCATCATTATTGGAACAATCATCGCTTATTCAATGGGACAATCCAGTTTTGCGCAGATTACCGAGGGGCTTGGAGATTTAGGTTTTTATCCATTCATTCCAACACTTGCAGCTTTTGATGGAACTGTGCTGCTGTTTACTACCCTGACCGCAATATTGGCTGTCGTCATTCCCATTACTATTTACAATGCGGTAGAAACAATGAATAATGTCGAAGCTGTCGCAACTTTGGGTGATAAATATGATGTAAAAGAGTGTATGGCTGTCGATGGAGTGGGTACAGTTCTGGGAACATTTTTTGGCGGGGCGTTCCCGACAACTGTCTATATGGCCTCAGTAGGGTCCAAGTGGATGGGAGCAGGCCGAGGTTACAGTATACTGAATGGAATTGTCTATGTTTTCGCCGCTATGTTCGGACTGATCGCCGCGATTTCCAGCATCATTCCTGTTTCCGCGATTGCACCAATTATGGTATTTGTCGGGATTTCGATGATTGCAACGGCATTCCAATCCAATCAGGCAAAGTACTTCATGGCCGTATCCATTGCCATGCTGCCATATTTCGCGAACTACATCATGACCCGTTTTAATAATGCAGCGGGGGAAGTCGTAGAAGGCATTTCATCGGCTATTGTTCCCTTGGGGCAGGGAGCGATGTTCTCGGGTATCATCTTAGGGGCAATCACTGTCTATGTCATTGATCATAACTTTAAGAAGGCTGCCATATTTTCAATGGTCGGATTCCTGTTCTCATTCTTTGGAATCATGCACGCTCCAAAACTAGCATTTAATGCTGCGCCTGCCTATGAAATCGGCTATCTTCTCATGGCGGTCTACTTTATTTATTATGCCTATAAGGGAGTCAGAGTCCTTGCTGAACCGGAGATTGACGAGCCGATTATTAAAGAGAAAAGCGGG
- a CDS encoding IS3 family transposase has product MKYEFIENNRSDFSVMKMCKALNVSRSGYFKWRNREPSQQELLRKKIKDRIVFHYYDSENVYGSPKITKQLQKEGYTITERTVSKYMQELGLRSCVSKKFKVITTNSNHDYPVAPNKLNQNFTTSAPNKVWVADITYIPCGEGRLYLASILDLFTREIVGWRLYGHMETQLVLDALNDAYQAKKPDEGLLHHSDRGTQYASKDYREKLQEYGMEASMSRTGNCYDNACAESFFSLLKKELIQGRRFQTKKQAYTEIFRYIEFFYNRKRIHGSIGYLSPVEYAQKYYERISA; this is encoded by the coding sequence ATGAAGTATGAATTCATTGAAAACAATCGCTCTGACTTTTCAGTGATGAAGATGTGTAAAGCATTAAATGTGTCTAGGAGCGGTTATTTTAAGTGGAGAAATCGTGAGCCCAGCCAACAAGAATTGCTTAGAAAAAAGATTAAAGATCGCATTGTCTTTCATTATTATGATTCGGAAAATGTGTATGGCAGCCCAAAAATTACAAAACAATTGCAGAAAGAAGGTTACACAATTACTGAACGTACAGTTAGTAAGTACATGCAGGAATTAGGACTGCGTTCATGTGTTTCTAAGAAATTCAAGGTAATTACAACGAACTCAAATCATGATTATCCTGTTGCACCTAATAAATTGAATCAAAACTTTACTACTTCGGCACCAAACAAGGTGTGGGTAGCTGATATTACCTATATTCCCTGTGGGGAAGGGCGTTTATATTTAGCTAGTATTCTTGATTTGTTTACCCGTGAAATTGTTGGTTGGCGGCTTTACGGACATATGGAAACTCAATTGGTATTAGACGCATTGAATGACGCTTATCAAGCAAAAAAGCCAGACGAAGGATTGCTTCATCATTCGGATCGTGGAACTCAGTATGCCTCAAAAGACTATCGGGAAAAACTCCAGGAATACGGTATGGAAGCAAGCATGAGTCGCACGGGAAATTGTTATGATAACGCCTGTGCGGAATCATTTTTTAGCCTTCTAAAAAAAGAATTGATACAAGGTCGCCGATTCCAGACTAAAAAGCAGGCATATACCGAAATCTTTCGGTACATTGAGTTTTTTTACAATCGGAAAAGAATACACGGATCTATAGGATATTTATCTCCAGTCGAATATGCGCAAAAGTATTATGAGAGGATTTCTGCATAA
- a CDS encoding transposase has protein sequence MGEHRQRYSEEFKRETVRFAQEQQQKKSMRDIADELKVPLSCLHDWMTKYREFENEPVAIEDRIRTLEKQLREKERELKAKDKKLAETQEELAIVKKAVHIFSRPKP, from the coding sequence ATGGGTGAACATCGTCAAAGATATAGTGAAGAATTTAAACGAGAAACAGTTAGGTTTGCACAAGAGCAACAGCAAAAGAAATCAATGAGAGATATTGCTGATGAGTTAAAGGTTCCACTAAGTTGTCTCCATGATTGGATGACAAAATATCGTGAGTTTGAAAATGAACCTGTCGCAATTGAAGATCGTATAAGAACGTTAGAAAAACAATTACGAGAAAAAGAACGTGAACTAAAAGCTAAAGATAAAAAATTAGCTGAAACTCAAGAAGAATTAGCTATTGTAAAAAAGGCGGTGCACATCTTCAGCAGACCAAAGCCATGA
- a CDS encoding GNAT family N-acetyltransferase, producing the protein MNIRLLNPSDAEAYQYLRLIALKNHPSAFASSYEEEKDRPSVVYGERFQSGDSFTFGAFEGDALIGSVTLFIESKMKLNHRANIFAMYVSPEKRKMGIGKQLISAAIEKAKELNEIEQIYLTVEATNEAAKKLYHSFGFETFGRDKRALKIGDLYFDEEHMVLYL; encoded by the coding sequence ATGAATATAAGACTATTAAACCCCAGCGATGCTGAAGCTTATCAATATTTAAGATTAATTGCTTTAAAAAATCATCCATCCGCCTTTGCGTCCAGCTACGAAGAAGAGAAAGACCGTCCTTCTGTGGTTTATGGAGAAAGATTTCAATCAGGGGATTCCTTTACCTTCGGCGCGTTTGAAGGCGATGCTTTAATCGGTTCGGTGACATTGTTTATAGAATCCAAAATGAAGCTAAATCATCGAGCTAATATTTTTGCAATGTATGTTTCTCCTGAAAAACGCAAAATGGGCATTGGAAAACAATTAATATCTGCAGCAATCGAAAAAGCAAAAGAGTTAAACGAAATCGAACAAATATACTTAACTGTCGAGGCAACAAACGAGGCTGCCAAGAAACTGTACCATTCCTTTGGTTTTGAAACATTTGGAAGGGACAAAAGGGCATTAAAAATTGGAGATCTATATTTTGATGAGGAGCATATGGTTTTATATCTGTAA
- a CDS encoding acyl-CoA thioesterase: MQEQKKCKESYVMKTSIVLPPDTNAYGTLFGGKLMAYIDDAAAISATRHARKNVVTASTDSVDFLHPIHQGDAVCLEAFVTYTGRSSMEVFVKVIAEDLLTGESNICAMSFLTMVAVDKNGKPTPVPAVIPESEEEKSLYDSAKERAEIRKKRKKDSIERVNSYKMNLPN, encoded by the coding sequence ATGCAGGAACAAAAAAAATGCAAAGAATCATATGTTATGAAAACAAGTATCGTATTGCCGCCAGATACGAACGCTTACGGAACTTTATTCGGGGGGAAATTAATGGCTTACATAGACGATGCAGCCGCGATATCAGCCACGCGCCATGCAAGGAAGAACGTAGTAACAGCCTCTACGGATTCGGTTGATTTCCTGCACCCCATTCATCAAGGTGATGCCGTTTGCCTAGAAGCCTTTGTTACATATACAGGAAGATCCTCTATGGAAGTATTTGTAAAAGTCATTGCGGAAGATTTATTAACGGGTGAAAGCAATATTTGTGCCATGTCTTTCTTAACGATGGTCGCTGTCGATAAAAACGGAAAGCCTACTCCCGTTCCCGCCGTAATTCCAGAATCAGAGGAAGAGAAAAGCCTGTACGATTCCGCAAAGGAACGCGCAGAAATAAGAAAAAAACGGAAAAA
- the cls gene encoding cardiolipin synthase, with amino-acid sequence MRKRRFEFLIALVLIFSFYIILFGRYGLEVKAVISLLYISALSISIYSLMLENRSPQHTLLWVYVLIFFPVLGYLFYLFSGQLYLKGSLFKSKRKRDRDEWKKLLQQESAPDFSFLQDTQHSFLKYASNASPTPISTASRAFILKDGEDTFSEIKKRLREAEVFIHMEYYIYRSDRLGKEIIQILIEKARKNVEVLFMVDAVGSRKMDAEDIQAMQKAGIKVQSFSPLKYGFFNQKINFRNHRKIIVIDGKVGFVGGLNVGVEYLGEDRTIGFWRDTHMLLKGEAVYSLHTVFLLDWEYVSGEKLLGKYTSNKLKIEEDVLDGAVQIVASGPDTQQALMSDFYFSMISSATKSIWIASPYFVPDEAIRTALRVAAGKGIEVRIMVPEINDGFLTQYASRSYFPELLRYGAEIYSYRKGFLHQKIIIIDGNLASLGTANMDMRSFHLNFEVNVFLYGTSSIRDLVAHYEEDMEYSEKISPVQYFKRGFVERSKESFARLFSGVL; translated from the coding sequence ATGAGAAAGCGCCGGTTTGAGTTTTTAATTGCACTTGTTTTAATTTTTTCCTTTTATATCATCCTTTTCGGCCGTTACGGTTTGGAAGTCAAAGCAGTAATTTCACTGTTATATATATCTGCACTCTCGATTAGTATCTATTCCTTAATGCTGGAGAATCGATCTCCACAGCATACCCTTTTATGGGTATATGTTTTAATTTTTTTTCCTGTTTTAGGATATTTGTTTTATTTATTTTCTGGGCAGCTTTATTTAAAGGGGTCTCTTTTTAAAAGCAAGCGAAAACGGGATCGAGATGAGTGGAAGAAACTCTTGCAGCAGGAGTCTGCACCGGATTTTTCCTTTTTGCAGGATACACAGCATTCGTTTTTAAAATATGCCAGTAATGCTTCTCCCACTCCTATTAGTACAGCCTCACGAGCATTTATCTTAAAAGATGGGGAAGATACCTTTTCCGAAATTAAGAAAAGGCTAAGAGAAGCAGAAGTTTTTATTCACATGGAATATTATATTTACCGTTCTGATCGTCTTGGCAAGGAAATTATCCAGATACTTATTGAAAAGGCGAGAAAAAATGTAGAGGTTTTGTTTATGGTCGATGCAGTCGGAAGCAGAAAAATGGATGCAGAAGACATACAGGCTATGCAGAAGGCCGGGATAAAAGTACAATCATTTTCCCCATTAAAGTACGGCTTTTTCAACCAAAAAATAAATTTTCGCAATCACCGTAAGATCATTGTGATCGATGGCAAGGTTGGCTTTGTTGGCGGATTGAATGTTGGGGTGGAGTATCTTGGCGAGGATCGAACGATCGGATTCTGGCGTGATACTCATATGCTGCTTAAAGGAGAGGCTGTTTATTCCCTTCACACCGTCTTTTTGCTCGATTGGGAATATGTCAGCGGGGAAAAGCTTCTCGGGAAATATACATCGAATAAATTAAAAATAGAAGAGGATGTCCTTGATGGTGCCGTCCAAATTGTAGCGAGCGGTCCCGACACTCAGCAGGCGCTGATGAGTGATTTTTATTTTTCCATGATTTCCTCAGCTACTAAGTCGATCTGGATAGCCAGTCCTTACTTTGTACCCGATGAGGCCATTCGAACCGCATTAAGGGTTGCTGCTGGAAAAGGAATAGAAGTTCGAATCATGGTTCCGGAAATTAATGATGGTTTTCTAACGCAATATGCAAGCAGATCCTATTTCCCTGAGCTGCTTCGTTATGGAGCAGAAATCTATTCTTATAGGAAAGGATTTTTGCACCAGAAAATTATAATCATTGATGGGAACTTGGCATCGCTTGGAACGGCGAATATGGACATGCGCAGTTTTCACTTGAATTTTGAAGTCAATGTATTCCTGTATGGAACAAGCTCCATCCGTGATCTCGTTGCCCATTACGAAGAAGATATGGAATATAGCGAAAAAATCAGCCCTGTTCAATATTTCAAAAGAGGTTTTGTGGAAAGATCGAAGGAGTCATTTGCAAGGCTGTTCTCAGGGGTCTTATAA